The Chroicocephalus ridibundus chromosome 3, bChrRid1.1, whole genome shotgun sequence genome has a segment encoding these proteins:
- the MED23 gene encoding mediator of RNA polymerase II transcription subunit 23 isoform X1 — MAVPMVPMETQLQSIFEEVVKTEVIEEAFPGMFMDTPEDERTKLISCLGAFRQFWSSLSQESHEQCVQWIVRFIHSQHSPKRISFLYDCLAMAVETGLLPPRMVCESLINSDTLEWERTQLWALTFKLVRKIIGGVDYKGVRDLLKVILEKILTIPNTVSSAVVQQLLAAREVVAYILERNACLLPAYFAVTEIRKLYPEGKLPHWLLGNLVSDFVDTFRPTARINSICGRCSLLPVVNNSGAMCNSWKLDPTTLRFPLKGLLPYDKDLFEPQTALLRYVLEQPYSRDMVCNMLGLNKQTLNIAQHKQRCPVLEDQLVDLVVYAMERSETEEKFDDGGTSQLLWQHLSSQLIFFVLFQFASFPHMVLSLHQKLAGRGLIKGRDHLMWVLLQFISGSIQKNALADFLPVMKLFDLLYPEKECIPVPDINKPQSTHAFAMTCIWIHLNRKAHSDNSKLQIPIPHSLKLHHEFLQQSLRNKSLQMNDYKIALLCNAYSTNSECFTLPMGVLVETIYGNGNMRVPLPGTNCMASGSITPLPMNLLDSLTVHAKMSLIHSIATRVIKLAHAKSSVALAPALVETYSRLLVYMEIESLGIKGFISQLLPTVFKSHAWGILHTLLEMFSYRMHHIQPHYRVQLLSHLHTLAAVPQTNQNQLHLCVESTALRLITALGSSEVQPQFTRFLSDPKTVLSAESEELNRALILTLARATHVTDFFTGSDSIQGTWCKDILQTIMSFTPHNWASHTLSCFPAPLQVFFKQNNVPQESRFNLKKNVEEEYRKWKSMTNENDIITHFSVQGSSPLFLCLLWKMLLETDHINQIGYRVLERIGARALVAHVRTFADFLVYEFSTSAGGQQLNKCIEILNDMVWKYNIVTLDRLILCLAMRSHEGNEAQVCYFIIQLLLLKPNDFRNRVSDFVKENSPEHWLQNDWHTKHMSYHKKYPEKLYFEGLAEQVNPPVQIQPQYLPIYFGNVCLRFLPVFDIVIHRFLELLPVSKSLETLLDHLGGLYKFHDRPVTYLYNTLHYYETQLRERTNLKRKLVHAIIGSLKDNRPLGWCLSDTYLKCAMNPREENPWIPDDTYYCKLIGRLVDTMAGKSPGPFPNCDWRFNEFPNPAAHALHVTCVELMALAVPGKEVGNALLNVVLKSQPLVPRENITAWMNAIGLIITALPEPYWIVLHDCIVSVINSPSLTSETEWVGYPFQLFDFTACHQSYSEMSCSYTLALAHAVWHHSSIGQLSLIPKFLTEVLIPIVKTEFQLLYVYHLVGPFLQRFQQERTRCMIEIGVAFYEMLLNADRCSTHLNYMDPICDFLYHMKYMFTGDSVKDQVEKIICNLRPALKLRLRFITHISKMESAAVPQQPLNNGSPAQQPAQVPVNVALPVTQ; from the exons ATGGCGGTCCCCATGGTGCCCATGGAGACGCAGTTACAGAGCATCTTCGAGGAGGTGGTG aaaacagaagtaattGAAGAAGCATTTCCTGG TATGTTTATGGACACTCCTGAAGATGAGAGAACCAAACTGATCAGCTGCCTGGGCGCTTTTAGACAGTTCTGGAGCAGCCTTTCACAG GAATCCCATGAACAGTGCGTCCAGTGGATTGTAAGATTCATTCATAGCCAGCATAGTCctaaaagaatttcttttctttatgactGTTTAGCAATGGCAGTAGAAACTGGACTTCTACCACCCAG GATGGTTTGTGAATCTCTGATAAACTCTGATACGCTTGAATGGGAAAGGACACAGCTGTGGGCATTAACATTTAAATTGGTCCGGAAGATTATTGGTGGTGTAGACTACAAG GGTGTGCGTGATCTTTTGAAAGTGATCCTAGAGAAAATCTTAACAATTCCAAACACTGTGAGCTCAGCCGTTGTACAGCAGCTTTTAGCAGCAAGAGAG gTGGTAGCCtacattttggaaagaaatgcaTGCTTGTTACCTGCCTACTTTGCAGTTACTGAAATCAGAAAACTATATCCTGAAGGAAAACTTCCCCATTGG TTACTAGGTAATTTAGTATCGGATTTTGTGGATACCTTCAGACCTACAGCAAGAATAAATTCCATTTGTG GTCGCTGTAGTCTCCTTCCTGTGGTAAATAACTCAGGTGCCATGTGTAACTCTTGGAAGCTGGATCCTACAACCCTTCGTTTTCCTTTGAAAGGTCTCTTACCATATGATAAG gatctgtTTGAGCCACAGACTGCTTTGTTGAGATACGTGCTGGAACAACCGTATTCAAGGGATATGGTCTGCAATATGCTAGGTCTGAATAAGCAG ACCTTGAACATTGCTCAG CACAAGCAGCgctgccctgtgctggaggaCCAGCTGGTGGACCTTGTGGTGTATGCCATGGAACGGTCTGAGACTGAAGAGAAGTTTGATGATGGTGGAACCAGTCAGCTTCTGTGGCAGCATCTCTCCAGCCAGCTCATTTTCTTTGTGCTCTTTCAGTTTGCAAGTTTTCCTCATATGGTCCTGTCACTCCATCAAAAG TTGGCAGGCCGTGGTCTCATTAAAGGAAGAGACCATCTGATGTGGGTGCTACTCCAGTTCATCTCTGGCAGTATCCAGAAGAATGCCCTGGCTGACTTCCTCCCAGTTATGAAGCTTTTTGACCTCCTGTATCCTGAGAAAGAA TGTATTCCTGTACCTGATATTAACAAACCCCAGTCGACTCATGCTTTTGCGATGACGTGTATTTGGATTCATCTGAATCGGAAGGCCCATAGCGACAACTCCAAGTTACAGATTCCCATTCCTCATTCTCTTAAACTTCACCATGA GTTTTTGCAACAgagtttaagaaataaaagcttaCAGATGAATGACTACAAGATTGCCTTGTTGTGCAATGCTTATTCAACCAATTCAGAGTGTTTCACTTTGCCAATGGGTGTACTAGTAGAGACTATTTACGGAAATGGCAACATGAGGGTACCTCTTCCAGGGACTAATTGCATGGCCTCAGGGTCAATTACCCCATTGCCAATGAACCTCTTGGACTCCCTCACAGTTCATGCCAAAATGAG tcTGATTCATAGCATAGCTACAAGGGTAATTAAGTTGGCTCATGCAAAATCTAGTGTGGCCTTGGCTCCTGCTCTTGTGGAAACCTATAGTCGCCTGTTGGTTTATATGGAAATAGAGTCCTTGGGCATCAAAGGCTTTATCA GTCAGCTCCTGCCAACAGTGTTCAAATCTCATGCATGGGGAATTTTGCACACTCTGCTAGAAATGTTTAGTTATCGGATGCATCACATCCAGCCTCATTACAGAGTTCAGTTGCTCAGCCATCTCCATACCCTGGCTGCTGTGCCGCAGACTAATCAGAACCAGCTTCATCTGTG TGTTGAGAGTACTGCTCTAAGGCTAATCACGGCTTTGGGCAGCTCAGAAGTCCAACCACAGTTTACACGATTCCTCAGTGATCCCAAAACAGTTCTTTCAGCAGAATCAGAAGAACTCAACAGGGCTTTGATCTTAACTCTAGCAAGGGCAACGCATGTGACAG ACTTTTTCACAGGCTCTGATTCAATTCAGGGAACTTGGTGCAAGGACATATTACAGACTATCATGAGTTTTACTCCACATAACTGGGCATCACATACACtaagctgttttccagctcctctgcag GTATTCTTCAAGCAGAATAATGTACCTCAGGAAAGCCGTTTTAACTTGAAGAAGAATGTGGAAGAAGAGTACCGAAAGTGGAAGTCTATGACCAATGAGAATGATATAATCACACACTTTTCTGTGCAAGGCTCATCCCCacttttcctttgtctcttaTGGAAGATGTTGTTAGAGACCGATCACATTAATCAAATTGGCTACAG AGTGTTAGAAAGAATTGGGGCCAGAGCTCTGGTGGCACATGTCAGGACATTTGCAGATTTCTTGGTGTATGAATTCTCTACTTCTGCAGGAGGCCAGCAGCTCAACAAGTGTATTGAGATTCTCAATGACATGGTGTGGAAATACAACATTGTAACACTGGATAGGTTGATACTGTGTTTG GCTATGCGTAGTCATGAAGGAAATGAAGCTCAAGTCTGTTACTTCATAATTCAGTTACTCTTACTGAAGCCTAACGATTTCAGGAACAGAGTGAGTGATTTTGTGAAGGAGAATTCTCCAGAGCACTGGCTGCAGAATGACTGGCATACTAAGCATATGAGTTATCACAAG aaatatcctgagaaactgtattttgaagGCTTGGCAGAGCAGGTCAATCCCCCAGTTCAGATCCAGCCCCAGTACTTAccaatttattttggaaatgtaTGCCTGCGCTTTCTGCCAGTGTTTGACATTGTAATCCATAGATTTCTGGAATTGCTTCCAGTGTCCAAATCACTAGAAACTTTATTGGATCATCTGGGAGGTTTATACAAATTCCATG ACCGTCCTGTGACTTACCTGTACAATACTCTTCACTATTATGAGACACAACTCAGAGAGCGCACAAACCTCAAGAGAAAACTTGTTCATGCCATAATTGGCTCTCTCAAAGATAATCGCCCACTAGGCTGGTGTCTGAGTGATACTTATCTCAAATGTGCTATGAATCCCCGAGAAGAGAATCCATGGATTCCTGATGACACTTACTATTGCAAGCTCATTGGAAGACTAGTAGACA CTATGGCAGGCAAATCACCCGGTCCATTTCCAAATTGTGACTGGAGATTCAATGAGTTTCCTAACCCAGCTGCCCATGCTCTCCATGTTACCTGCGTTGAGCTCATGGCTCTGGCTGTTCCGGGGAAGGAGGTGGGCAATGCACTACTTAATGTTGTGCTGAAGAG tcAGCCCCTAGTGCCAAGAGAGAACATCACAGCTTGGATGAATGCAATCGGACTAATTATCACAGCCTTACCA GAGCCATACTGGATTGTTCTCCATGATTGCATTGTGAGCGTTATCAACAGTCCCAGCCTGACGTCAGAGACAGAGTGGGTTGGTTACCCATTCCAGCTGTTTGACTTCACAGCATGTCACCAGTCTTACTCCGAGATGAGTTGTAGCTACACTTTGGCTTTGGCACATGCTGTCTGGCATCATTCTAGCATTGGACAGCTTTCTCTCATTCCTAA GTTCCTCACAGAAGTATTGATACCCATAGTGAAAACAGAGTTCCAGTTACTCTACGTTTACCACCTTGTTGGGCCTTTTCTACAGCGGTTCCAGCAGGAGAGGACACGATGCATGATAGAG ATTGGAGTGGCGTTTTATGAAATGCTTCTGAATGCAGATCGGTGCAGCACGCACCTTAACTACATGGATCCTATATGTGACTTCTTGTATCATATGAAGTATATGTTTACAGGTGACAGTGTGAAAGACCAA
- the MED23 gene encoding mediator of RNA polymerase II transcription subunit 23 isoform X2, translated as MAVPMVPMETQLQSIFEEVVKTEVIEEAFPGMFMDTPEDERTKLISCLGAFRQFWSSLSQESHEQCVQWIVRFIHSQHSPKRISFLYDCLAMAVETGLLPPRMVCESLINSDTLEWERTQLWALTFKLVRKIIGGVDYKGVRDLLKVILEKILTIPNTVSSAVVQQLLAAREVVAYILERNACLLPAYFAVTEIRKLYPEGKLPHWLLGNLVSDFVDTFRPTARINSICGRCSLLPVVNNSGAMCNSWKLDPTTLRFPLKGLLPYDKDLFEPQTALLRYVLEQPYSRDMVCNMLGLNKQHKQRCPVLEDQLVDLVVYAMERSETEEKFDDGGTSQLLWQHLSSQLIFFVLFQFASFPHMVLSLHQKLAGRGLIKGRDHLMWVLLQFISGSIQKNALADFLPVMKLFDLLYPEKECIPVPDINKPQSTHAFAMTCIWIHLNRKAHSDNSKLQIPIPHSLKLHHEFLQQSLRNKSLQMNDYKIALLCNAYSTNSECFTLPMGVLVETIYGNGNMRVPLPGTNCMASGSITPLPMNLLDSLTVHAKMSLIHSIATRVIKLAHAKSSVALAPALVETYSRLLVYMEIESLGIKGFISQLLPTVFKSHAWGILHTLLEMFSYRMHHIQPHYRVQLLSHLHTLAAVPQTNQNQLHLCVESTALRLITALGSSEVQPQFTRFLSDPKTVLSAESEELNRALILTLARATHVTDFFTGSDSIQGTWCKDILQTIMSFTPHNWASHTLSCFPAPLQVFFKQNNVPQESRFNLKKNVEEEYRKWKSMTNENDIITHFSVQGSSPLFLCLLWKMLLETDHINQIGYRVLERIGARALVAHVRTFADFLVYEFSTSAGGQQLNKCIEILNDMVWKYNIVTLDRLILCLAMRSHEGNEAQVCYFIIQLLLLKPNDFRNRVSDFVKENSPEHWLQNDWHTKHMSYHKKYPEKLYFEGLAEQVNPPVQIQPQYLPIYFGNVCLRFLPVFDIVIHRFLELLPVSKSLETLLDHLGGLYKFHDRPVTYLYNTLHYYETQLRERTNLKRKLVHAIIGSLKDNRPLGWCLSDTYLKCAMNPREENPWIPDDTYYCKLIGRLVDTMAGKSPGPFPNCDWRFNEFPNPAAHALHVTCVELMALAVPGKEVGNALLNVVLKSQPLVPRENITAWMNAIGLIITALPEPYWIVLHDCIVSVINSPSLTSETEWVGYPFQLFDFTACHQSYSEMSCSYTLALAHAVWHHSSIGQLSLIPKFLTEVLIPIVKTEFQLLYVYHLVGPFLQRFQQERTRCMIEIGVAFYEMLLNADRCSTHLNYMDPICDFLYHMKYMFTGDSVKDQVEKIICNLRPALKLRLRFITHISKMESAAVPQQPLNNGSPAQQPAQVPVNVALPVTQ; from the exons ATGGCGGTCCCCATGGTGCCCATGGAGACGCAGTTACAGAGCATCTTCGAGGAGGTGGTG aaaacagaagtaattGAAGAAGCATTTCCTGG TATGTTTATGGACACTCCTGAAGATGAGAGAACCAAACTGATCAGCTGCCTGGGCGCTTTTAGACAGTTCTGGAGCAGCCTTTCACAG GAATCCCATGAACAGTGCGTCCAGTGGATTGTAAGATTCATTCATAGCCAGCATAGTCctaaaagaatttcttttctttatgactGTTTAGCAATGGCAGTAGAAACTGGACTTCTACCACCCAG GATGGTTTGTGAATCTCTGATAAACTCTGATACGCTTGAATGGGAAAGGACACAGCTGTGGGCATTAACATTTAAATTGGTCCGGAAGATTATTGGTGGTGTAGACTACAAG GGTGTGCGTGATCTTTTGAAAGTGATCCTAGAGAAAATCTTAACAATTCCAAACACTGTGAGCTCAGCCGTTGTACAGCAGCTTTTAGCAGCAAGAGAG gTGGTAGCCtacattttggaaagaaatgcaTGCTTGTTACCTGCCTACTTTGCAGTTACTGAAATCAGAAAACTATATCCTGAAGGAAAACTTCCCCATTGG TTACTAGGTAATTTAGTATCGGATTTTGTGGATACCTTCAGACCTACAGCAAGAATAAATTCCATTTGTG GTCGCTGTAGTCTCCTTCCTGTGGTAAATAACTCAGGTGCCATGTGTAACTCTTGGAAGCTGGATCCTACAACCCTTCGTTTTCCTTTGAAAGGTCTCTTACCATATGATAAG gatctgtTTGAGCCACAGACTGCTTTGTTGAGATACGTGCTGGAACAACCGTATTCAAGGGATATGGTCTGCAATATGCTAGGTCTGAATAAGCAG CACAAGCAGCgctgccctgtgctggaggaCCAGCTGGTGGACCTTGTGGTGTATGCCATGGAACGGTCTGAGACTGAAGAGAAGTTTGATGATGGTGGAACCAGTCAGCTTCTGTGGCAGCATCTCTCCAGCCAGCTCATTTTCTTTGTGCTCTTTCAGTTTGCAAGTTTTCCTCATATGGTCCTGTCACTCCATCAAAAG TTGGCAGGCCGTGGTCTCATTAAAGGAAGAGACCATCTGATGTGGGTGCTACTCCAGTTCATCTCTGGCAGTATCCAGAAGAATGCCCTGGCTGACTTCCTCCCAGTTATGAAGCTTTTTGACCTCCTGTATCCTGAGAAAGAA TGTATTCCTGTACCTGATATTAACAAACCCCAGTCGACTCATGCTTTTGCGATGACGTGTATTTGGATTCATCTGAATCGGAAGGCCCATAGCGACAACTCCAAGTTACAGATTCCCATTCCTCATTCTCTTAAACTTCACCATGA GTTTTTGCAACAgagtttaagaaataaaagcttaCAGATGAATGACTACAAGATTGCCTTGTTGTGCAATGCTTATTCAACCAATTCAGAGTGTTTCACTTTGCCAATGGGTGTACTAGTAGAGACTATTTACGGAAATGGCAACATGAGGGTACCTCTTCCAGGGACTAATTGCATGGCCTCAGGGTCAATTACCCCATTGCCAATGAACCTCTTGGACTCCCTCACAGTTCATGCCAAAATGAG tcTGATTCATAGCATAGCTACAAGGGTAATTAAGTTGGCTCATGCAAAATCTAGTGTGGCCTTGGCTCCTGCTCTTGTGGAAACCTATAGTCGCCTGTTGGTTTATATGGAAATAGAGTCCTTGGGCATCAAAGGCTTTATCA GTCAGCTCCTGCCAACAGTGTTCAAATCTCATGCATGGGGAATTTTGCACACTCTGCTAGAAATGTTTAGTTATCGGATGCATCACATCCAGCCTCATTACAGAGTTCAGTTGCTCAGCCATCTCCATACCCTGGCTGCTGTGCCGCAGACTAATCAGAACCAGCTTCATCTGTG TGTTGAGAGTACTGCTCTAAGGCTAATCACGGCTTTGGGCAGCTCAGAAGTCCAACCACAGTTTACACGATTCCTCAGTGATCCCAAAACAGTTCTTTCAGCAGAATCAGAAGAACTCAACAGGGCTTTGATCTTAACTCTAGCAAGGGCAACGCATGTGACAG ACTTTTTCACAGGCTCTGATTCAATTCAGGGAACTTGGTGCAAGGACATATTACAGACTATCATGAGTTTTACTCCACATAACTGGGCATCACATACACtaagctgttttccagctcctctgcag GTATTCTTCAAGCAGAATAATGTACCTCAGGAAAGCCGTTTTAACTTGAAGAAGAATGTGGAAGAAGAGTACCGAAAGTGGAAGTCTATGACCAATGAGAATGATATAATCACACACTTTTCTGTGCAAGGCTCATCCCCacttttcctttgtctcttaTGGAAGATGTTGTTAGAGACCGATCACATTAATCAAATTGGCTACAG AGTGTTAGAAAGAATTGGGGCCAGAGCTCTGGTGGCACATGTCAGGACATTTGCAGATTTCTTGGTGTATGAATTCTCTACTTCTGCAGGAGGCCAGCAGCTCAACAAGTGTATTGAGATTCTCAATGACATGGTGTGGAAATACAACATTGTAACACTGGATAGGTTGATACTGTGTTTG GCTATGCGTAGTCATGAAGGAAATGAAGCTCAAGTCTGTTACTTCATAATTCAGTTACTCTTACTGAAGCCTAACGATTTCAGGAACAGAGTGAGTGATTTTGTGAAGGAGAATTCTCCAGAGCACTGGCTGCAGAATGACTGGCATACTAAGCATATGAGTTATCACAAG aaatatcctgagaaactgtattttgaagGCTTGGCAGAGCAGGTCAATCCCCCAGTTCAGATCCAGCCCCAGTACTTAccaatttattttggaaatgtaTGCCTGCGCTTTCTGCCAGTGTTTGACATTGTAATCCATAGATTTCTGGAATTGCTTCCAGTGTCCAAATCACTAGAAACTTTATTGGATCATCTGGGAGGTTTATACAAATTCCATG ACCGTCCTGTGACTTACCTGTACAATACTCTTCACTATTATGAGACACAACTCAGAGAGCGCACAAACCTCAAGAGAAAACTTGTTCATGCCATAATTGGCTCTCTCAAAGATAATCGCCCACTAGGCTGGTGTCTGAGTGATACTTATCTCAAATGTGCTATGAATCCCCGAGAAGAGAATCCATGGATTCCTGATGACACTTACTATTGCAAGCTCATTGGAAGACTAGTAGACA CTATGGCAGGCAAATCACCCGGTCCATTTCCAAATTGTGACTGGAGATTCAATGAGTTTCCTAACCCAGCTGCCCATGCTCTCCATGTTACCTGCGTTGAGCTCATGGCTCTGGCTGTTCCGGGGAAGGAGGTGGGCAATGCACTACTTAATGTTGTGCTGAAGAG tcAGCCCCTAGTGCCAAGAGAGAACATCACAGCTTGGATGAATGCAATCGGACTAATTATCACAGCCTTACCA GAGCCATACTGGATTGTTCTCCATGATTGCATTGTGAGCGTTATCAACAGTCCCAGCCTGACGTCAGAGACAGAGTGGGTTGGTTACCCATTCCAGCTGTTTGACTTCACAGCATGTCACCAGTCTTACTCCGAGATGAGTTGTAGCTACACTTTGGCTTTGGCACATGCTGTCTGGCATCATTCTAGCATTGGACAGCTTTCTCTCATTCCTAA GTTCCTCACAGAAGTATTGATACCCATAGTGAAAACAGAGTTCCAGTTACTCTACGTTTACCACCTTGTTGGGCCTTTTCTACAGCGGTTCCAGCAGGAGAGGACACGATGCATGATAGAG ATTGGAGTGGCGTTTTATGAAATGCTTCTGAATGCAGATCGGTGCAGCACGCACCTTAACTACATGGATCCTATATGTGACTTCTTGTATCATATGAAGTATATGTTTACAGGTGACAGTGTGAAAGACCAA